A region of the Candidatus Eisenbacteria bacterium genome:
AAATACGTTCCCGCACTGGCTGGCCACCACCTCGACCGGGGCGGCGCGGGCGTTCGAGCCCAGGCAGTCGACACGGAGGGCCGGCTGGTGGATGATTTCCGCATCGTTGAAGCGCGCAACGCGATTCACGTGCTCAACGCCCCGTCGCCTGGCGCCACGGCTTCGCTGGAGATCAGCGCCAACATTCTCGAGATGGCTGAGAAAAGCTTCGAGTTGTCGGCGTAGCAACCTCGCGCCCTCGGTCCTACTCCGCCGAGCGGCTACTCGTGGCCGGCGAACGGCGCCTGGGTCGACCTGGCGCCGCCGTCCCCCGCCGGCGTCGTGACGCTGACGCGGATCATGATGACCCCCGACGCCGAGACCTTCGTGTACAGTTATCCGAGGTTTCTCACGGATCTGTACACGGTGACCGGACTGCAATAGCGGGAGTCGTTTCGCCGGTGATGCACGTCGGCGTGCTCGGCTCCACGCGGGGGGCGCCCGATGCCGACTGGCTCGATGTACCTCTTCCTCAAGCTGCTCCACGTCTTCGCGGTCGTTCTGTTCCTCGGGAACATCATCGTCGGCGTGTTCTGGAAAGCGATCGCCGACAAGACCCGCGATCCGCGTGTCATGGCATTCGCCATGGACGGGATCATCCGCTCGGACCGGTTCTTCACCATGCCGGGGGTGCTCCTGATCCTGATCGCGGGATTCGGCGCGGCCGGTGTCGGGAAGCTCCCCATGATCCGCACCGCCTGGATCTTCTGGTCGATCGTGCTCTTCACGATCTCGGGGATCGCGTTCATGGGCTGGCTCGTCCCGATCCAGAAGAAGCTGCGGGCCGTCGCCACGGCGGGCGCCGAGGATGGGTCGAAGATGGACTGGGCCGCATACGGCCGGCTCTCGGCTCAGTGGAAGATGTGGGGGCTCGTGGCGCTGATCACGCCCCTGATCGCGCTGGTGCTGATGGTGATGAAGCCCGTCTGAGAAGACGAAGCGGCCCGGGCCGTGGGGCCCGGGCCGCGGGGATCGCGCTGAATCAGGACGGCGGCGCTACGGCGCTACTCTTCGCCGTCTCCGAAGTTCGCCACCTGGACCGTGACCGTCCCTTCCGCCCAGACCGTGTCGCCGGAACGGATCCCGTTGCTGTAGTTGTAGCCCTCGAATCGCACCGTCGCCGTCGCGGTCACCGCGGTCGAGAGCGGGAGCGACGCCTTGTCCGCGATGTGGCTCAGCGCGATCGAGCCGATCGCCGTGCCGCCCGACGGGACGCGCAGGTTCATGCCGCCCGAGACGGGGGAGTAGATGGCGGGGCTGTACGTGACGGTGTAACGGGTCACCACGATCTCGGAGAAGGGCTCGCCCGGCGCGATCGGATCGCCGCCGCCGTTCGGGATGTTCCCGAGCTCCACCTCCACCTCGTCGACCGGGATGAACATGTTGAGGCTGTCCTCTTCATTGAGGAGATCGCTGAAGAAGGACGAACCCTCGTTGATCTTCTCGATCGTCAGCGTGTTCCGGGACGACTCGTCGGTGCAGCCGCTCATCCCGAACGCCGCGCCCACGGCCAGAACCGCCACCATCAACCGCAGCACCGTCTTCATGTCGGTCTCCTTGGTCCTTCGCGATCCCCATCGCGTATGGCTTCGGTAGGGGGCAGGTGGAACCCGCCCGGGCCGTGGAGAGCAATCCACATGCCACGGGCCGTACTGCGCGCAGGGGAGGCGAGGACGTTGCGGGGACAGTCGCTACGGTGAGGCGCGACATCGGGGTGAAACGCAAAACGGCGGGCGACGTGCAATGTGCACGACCGCCCGCCGCCCTGCAATGAGGCCGCGGACTACTTCCGGGCCATCGTCATCTGCGTCGCGGCCGAGAGGCGGCGGTTCACCTCGTCCCAGTTGATGGTGCGCATGAACGCCTCGACGTAGGCCTTGCGGTCGCTGCCGTAGTCGATGAAGTAGGAGTGCTCGTAGGTGTCCACGTTCAGGATCGGGAACGTGCCCCACACGCCGCCCTGATTCTGAGCGTCGCCGATGAAGTTGTGGAGCTTGCCGTCCGTCGGATCGTAGGCGAGGACGACCCAGCCGCGCGCGCACATGGCGGACGCCTTGAAGTCCTCCTCCCACGCCGCGAAGGTTCCGAAGTCCTCCTTGATCTTGTCGACGACCTCGCCCTTGGGCTGGCCGTCGCCGTTCATGATCGAGAAGTAGATCTCGTGGAGGATCTGCCCGTTCGCGGCGAACGTCTCCTCGTGCTTCAGGCCGCGCATCTCGCTGTAGATCTGGTTGGCCTTGCTCCGGTCGACGCCGGCGAGCTTCTCCTCGATCTCGTTCCGCTTGTTCACGTATCCGGCGTAGAGCTTGGAGTGGTGGATCTCCATGGTCTTCGCGCCGATCCCCTTCGGCGCGATCGCGTCGTACGCGTAGGGGAGCTTCTTGACCTCGTGAGCCATTCTCGTCGTCTCCTTTCCGGTGGTTTCATCACCCGAGTGCTCGGGACAGGTCGTAGCGTGGCGAGAGGGTGATTCTATCAGATGCGCCCGCGCGGGATGGACTCCGGCGTCCCGGGGGCGCTCTGCGTCGCGACCGCCGAGCCGAGCTCCGCTCCCGGGAGGCGCTTCGAGATGGACTCGACGCGGTACCGGCGCGGCCCGTCGGCCAGCTCCAGGTCGACCTCCGCCCCAACCTGCTTTCCAAGGAGCGGCCGGGCGAGAGGCGCGCGGTAGGAGAGGACCCCGGGAGCGAGTCCCGAGTCGCCCTCTCCGAGGATCCAGAACGTGAGCGGGCCATCGCCGGGGGCGGCAGGCGCGAGCACGACCTCGGTTCCCACGCCCACGCGGCTGTCGTCGATCTCCATCGTGTCGAGGATCCGCGTCCGCTCGAGCGTCGTCATGAGCTCCTGGACGCGTGTCGCGGTGTTCGCCTGCTTCAGCTTCGCGGCCTCGTACTCGGCGTTCTCTCGAAGATCGCCGAGCTGCCGCGCCTTCTCGATCGCGGCGGGAATCGTGGTCTTGAGCTCGAGCGCGAGGCGCTTCAGCTCGGCTTCCATGCGGTCGAA
Encoded here:
- a CDS encoding L-2-hydroxyglutarate oxidase (catalyzed the formation of 2-ketoglutarate from 2-hydroxyglutarate), producing the protein KYVPALAGHHLDRGGAGVRAQAVDTEGRLVDDFRIVEARNAIHVLNAPSPGATASLEISANILEMAEKSFELSA
- a CDS encoding DUF2269 family protein, which translates into the protein MPTGSMYLFLKLLHVFAVVLFLGNIIVGVFWKAIADKTRDPRVMAFAMDGIIRSDRFFTMPGVLLILIAGFGAAGVGKLPMIRTAWIFWSIVLFTISGIAFMGWLVPIQKKLRAVATAGAEDGSKMDWAAYGRLSAQWKMWGLVALITPLIALVLMVMKPV
- a CDS encoding Fe-Mn family superoxide dismutase, with the translated sequence MAHEVKKLPYAYDAIAPKGIGAKTMEIHHSKLYAGYVNKRNEIEEKLAGVDRSKANQIYSEMRGLKHEETFAANGQILHEIYFSIMNGDGQPKGEVVDKIKEDFGTFAAWEEDFKASAMCARGWVVLAYDPTDGKLHNFIGDAQNQGGVWGTFPILNVDTYEHSYFIDYGSDRKAYVEAFMRTINWDEVNRRLSAATQMTMARK
- a CDS encoding GreA/GreB family elongation factor, with amino-acid sequence LERDIPEGVPERLMALLSEEGAIRKRVTAEHLDEDTRSSIENTVLHWAGSERRLAPIFEFLRGAGLGSIADEYEAGRKARAQSMLEGRSTDDVETRFTVMTRVTFDRMEAELKRLALELKTTIPAAIEKARQLGDLRENAEYEAAKLKQANTATRVQELMTTLERTRILDTMEIDDSRVGVGTEVVLAPAAPGDGPLTFWILGEGDSGLAPGVLSYRAPLARPLLGKQVGAEVDLELADGPRRYRVESISKRLPGAELGSAVATQSAPGTPESIPRGRI